A section of the Paenibacillus yonginensis genome encodes:
- the nrdI gene encoding class Ib ribonucleoside-diphosphate reductase assembly flavoprotein NrdI produces the protein MLIAYDSKTGNVKRFINKLKMQAVQIDESMTIDEPFVLVTYTTGFGQVPERVASFLQRNHDRLVGVAASGNRNWGDRFAKSADIISEKYDVPVISKFELSGTFGDAERFKQEVSRFAAY, from the coding sequence GTGCTGATCGCCTATGATTCTAAGACAGGAAATGTTAAAAGATTTATCAACAAATTGAAAATGCAGGCAGTGCAAATCGACGAATCGATGACGATTGACGAACCCTTTGTACTGGTTACATATACGACTGGCTTCGGACAGGTTCCGGAGCGGGTCGCTTCTTTTCTGCAGCGCAACCATGACCGGCTGGTCGGGGTCGCGGCAAGCGGCAATCGCAACTGGGGAGACAGGTTCGCGAAGAGCGCGGACATTATTTCGGAGAAATACGATGTTCCGGTCATCAGCAAGTTTGAGCTGTCAGGGACGTTTGGAGATGCGGAACGATTTAAACAGGAGGTGAGCCGGTTTGCGGCATATTGA
- a CDS encoding MFS transporter — MKAASPDVSSSLAAEGHASSGLRKEGILTVLLGIAVVLAIMNTSMFNLALPEITDSFGLSASVSSLIVTGYSIMFAISSITYSRLSDFVPLRRLLVIGLLTLGIAALGGLFSPSFWLLLTMRVLQAVGAGAVISLSMVLFTRYIPIERRGKAMAFIMSAVSLGLGLGPVAGGAIVDYFGWRYLFLVTAISLLLVPLLYLSLPRETPKRGVFDTAGAVFLAVGTSGILLFLTSHSWPALAAGVVGLVLFVLRIRLASEPFVQPALFANSAYVALSLVGILSYLCSFATLFLIPQILVHRFDFSASHAGFIIFPGSLLAIVASRKVGTIIDRHGNLHILRYAPLLVLCATLLFALFAADSWLAILLIYLLISLSFTMLSSSVSNEISRILPASQVGSGMGLFQLLQFFSGAFSVAIASSAMEWQKGLSLSSAYSNIFWGLMIMALLAFISSYVYLRSTGSLKSESKSGSLDR; from the coding sequence CTCCTGATGTTTCCTCTTCCCTCGCTGCTGAGGGACATGCAAGTTCAGGTTTAAGAAAAGAAGGCATATTGACGGTGCTGCTTGGGATTGCCGTTGTTCTGGCCATTATGAATACCTCCATGTTTAATTTGGCCCTTCCCGAGATTACCGATTCATTTGGCCTTTCGGCTTCGGTTTCCTCTCTGATCGTCACCGGCTATTCCATCATGTTTGCGATTTCCTCAATCACCTACAGCCGGCTTTCCGATTTTGTACCGCTGCGGCGTTTGCTTGTGATCGGACTGCTGACCTTGGGAATTGCCGCCCTTGGCGGACTGTTCAGTCCAAGCTTCTGGCTGCTGCTGACCATGCGCGTGCTGCAGGCTGTTGGCGCCGGCGCAGTCATTTCCTTGTCGATGGTGCTGTTTACCCGCTATATTCCGATCGAGCGCCGCGGCAAAGCGATGGCCTTCATTATGTCAGCCGTTTCTCTTGGACTCGGTCTTGGACCGGTTGCAGGCGGAGCTATCGTTGATTACTTTGGCTGGCGATATCTGTTTCTGGTGACCGCCATCAGTTTGCTGCTGGTTCCGCTGCTATACCTGTCCCTTCCCCGGGAAACCCCAAAACGTGGCGTATTCGATACTGCCGGGGCGGTGTTCCTCGCCGTTGGCACAAGCGGAATTCTGCTGTTCCTGACCAGTCATTCCTGGCCTGCTCTGGCTGCAGGGGTTGTTGGACTCGTTCTGTTTGTCCTGCGTATTCGCCTGGCGTCAGAACCTTTTGTTCAGCCTGCCTTATTCGCTAATTCCGCTTATGTGGCCTTATCATTGGTCGGCATTCTTTCGTACCTGTGCAGCTTTGCGACTTTGTTTCTGATTCCGCAAATTTTGGTGCATCGTTTCGATTTCAGCGCCAGTCATGCCGGATTTATTATTTTCCCCGGCTCGCTGCTGGCCATTGTAGCTTCGCGCAAAGTCGGTACGATCATTGACCGGCACGGCAATCTGCATATTTTACGTTATGCTCCTTTGCTGGTGCTTTGCGCCACTCTATTGTTCGCTTTGTTTGCCGCTGATTCCTGGCTGGCGATTCTATTGATCTATCTGCTGATCAGCCTCAGCTTCACCATGCTGTCAAGCAGCGTATCTAACGAGATCTCCCGGATTCTCCCTGCTTCGCAGGTAGGCTCGGGCATGGGGCTTTTCCAGCTTCTTCAGTTCTTCAGCGGCGCATTCAGCGTAGCCATCGCTTCCAGTGCCATGGAGTGGCAGAAAGGACTTTCGTTGTCCTCCGCTTATTCCAATATCTTCTGGGGACTGATGATTATGGCGCTGCTCGCTTTTATCTCTTCTTATGTATATTTGCGAAGCACCGGCTCGCTCAAGTCCGAAAGCAAGTCCGGCTCGCTTGATCGCTGA
- a CDS encoding mismatch-specific DNA-glycosylase, which yields MSSHENQGGTGSGGVPDHLDSGLQIVFVGFNPSLISGETGHHYANPRNNFWRILHQSGLTPRLYDPSEDGELLKLGYGFTNIVSRPTKGIDDLTREDYKEGREILKAKLLHYRPRVVCFVGKGVYTEYSRRSKVQWGFQPEPFLEGMHEFVAPSLSGLVRMPMQQIVGIYGKLAEVISEKDPTSFS from the coding sequence ATGAGCAGTCATGAGAACCAAGGCGGCACGGGCTCCGGAGGCGTGCCGGATCATCTGGACAGCGGCCTTCAGATTGTATTTGTCGGCTTCAACCCGAGTTTGATTTCCGGAGAAACCGGACACCATTACGCCAATCCCCGGAACAACTTCTGGCGTATCCTGCACCAGTCGGGGCTGACGCCGCGGCTGTATGACCCGTCCGAGGACGGCGAGCTGCTGAAGCTGGGCTACGGGTTTACGAACATTGTGTCCAGGCCGACTAAAGGCATCGACGATTTAACGCGGGAGGACTACAAGGAAGGCCGCGAGATCCTGAAAGCGAAGCTGCTGCATTACCGGCCGCGGGTCGTCTGTTTCGTCGGCAAAGGCGTATATACGGAATACAGCAGGCGCAGCAAAGTGCAGTGGGGGTTTCAGCCCGAACCGTTTCTGGAGGGCATGCACGAATTTGTAGCCCCTTCTTTAAGCGGACTGGTGCGGATGCCGATGCAACAAATTGTGGGCATTTATGGAAAGCTGGCCGAGGTAATTTCTGAAAAAGATCCAACTTCATTTTCATAG
- a CDS encoding polysaccharide deacetylase yields MLRKCTLWMMLVSCLLLAVLPGWSAAAAAASSEVSPKVSPAPAKAVASSAASTALLGLNDELTDLLPVFKSGNYYVPVREAAQLFGLKLTGTPQEISLTSAGGFVLLLKAEEGQAVKPDGTTVQTSLFVENGSTRVQLGLLARSFGYPITYQADKLLLRVVTTQGALDNDKFDAAHKSEIDSHLKAVKEAERQAKPAPPKPAGRPSGKTIYLTFDDGPSAHTGQLLDILDRYEVKATFFMLGNHISSYSDSVKRMVQEGDSVGLHGMTHQKDLFYKTPEAALQEMNDDNERLYKAAGVKSVLIRPPYGSKPYFKEDFRDKVLGAGYHLWDWNVDSQDWKFKADTASTYANVMKQVKAVSARKTAPVVLMHDLPTTIQILPKILAELKKEGYAFAVITPELKPVNFWNDER; encoded by the coding sequence ATGCTTAGAAAATGCACATTGTGGATGATGCTCGTCTCCTGTCTGCTGCTGGCGGTGCTGCCGGGATGGTCGGCAGCTGCCGCTGCCGCTTCATCAGAGGTTTCGCCAAAGGTTTCGCCAGCGCCAGCCAAGGCTGTTGCATCATCCGCCGCATCCACCGCCCTGCTGGGGCTTAATGATGAGCTGACGGACCTGCTCCCGGTCTTTAAATCCGGCAACTATTATGTGCCTGTGCGCGAGGCCGCGCAGCTGTTTGGCCTCAAGCTTACGGGCACGCCGCAGGAAATTTCGCTGACCTCGGCGGGCGGATTCGTTCTTCTGCTGAAGGCTGAAGAAGGGCAGGCGGTGAAGCCGGACGGAACGACGGTACAAACCTCTCTCTTTGTAGAGAACGGTTCGACCCGCGTGCAGCTGGGGCTGCTGGCCAGATCTTTTGGTTATCCGATCACCTATCAGGCAGACAAGCTGCTGCTTCGGGTAGTGACGACCCAGGGAGCCCTGGATAATGACAAGTTTGATGCCGCCCACAAATCCGAAATCGACAGCCACCTCAAGGCGGTCAAGGAAGCGGAGCGGCAGGCCAAACCGGCTCCCCCGAAACCTGCCGGCAGACCGTCCGGCAAAACCATCTATTTGACCTTTGATGACGGTCCAAGCGCCCATACGGGGCAGCTGCTGGATATTCTGGACCGATATGAGGTCAAAGCCACCTTTTTTATGCTCGGCAATCATATCAGCTCTTATTCCGATTCGGTGAAACGGATGGTCCAAGAAGGGGATTCGGTCGGGCTGCACGGCATGACCCATCAGAAAGATCTGTTCTACAAGACGCCGGAGGCCGCGCTTCAGGAGATGAACGACGATAATGAAAGACTTTACAAAGCCGCCGGCGTTAAATCGGTGCTGATCCGTCCTCCATACGGCAGCAAACCGTATTTTAAGGAGGACTTCCGGGATAAGGTGCTGGGAGCGGGTTATCATCTGTGGGACTGGAACGTCGATTCCCAGGACTGGAAGTTTAAAGCGGATACGGCTTCAACCTATGCGAATGTCATGAAGCAGGTGAAAGCCGTATCCGCCCGCAAGACGGCTCCCGTCGTGCTGATGCACGACCTGCCGACCACGATTCAGATTCTGCCGAAGATTCTTGCCGAGCTTAAGAAAGAAGGTTATGCATTTGCGGTCATTACGCCCGAGCTGAAGCCCGTGAATTTCTGGAACGACGAGCGGTAG
- the nrdF gene encoding class 1b ribonucleoside-diphosphate reductase subunit beta: protein MNAIKAVNWNRPDDDFTLMFWNQNIMQFWTDDEIPLSDDKMSWLTLNDDQKDAYMKVLGGLTLLDTIQGGVGMPQIMEHVDGLQRKAVLGFMGMMEQIHAKSYSSIFTTLASTEEIDSVFRWVEQNTYLQTKAETIRQYYNNINSPKELFLAMAASVLLESYLFYSGFFYPLYLAGQGKMTCSGEIIDLILRDESIHGVYVGVLAQEIFAELSEEEQRDAQETLVGLLRYLHTNEERYTEQIYAPIGLVEDVKVFLRYNANKAMMNLGFDPLFEEEEVNPIVFNGISTHTKQHDFFSKKGNGYVKALNVEPLTDDDFQF from the coding sequence ATGAACGCAATCAAAGCGGTGAACTGGAACCGTCCGGACGACGATTTCACGCTGATGTTCTGGAACCAGAACATTATGCAGTTCTGGACGGACGATGAAATTCCGCTCTCGGACGATAAAATGTCCTGGCTGACGCTGAACGATGATCAGAAGGACGCTTATATGAAAGTGCTCGGCGGATTGACGCTGCTCGATACGATTCAGGGCGGCGTCGGCATGCCGCAAATCATGGAGCATGTAGACGGCCTGCAGCGCAAAGCCGTGCTTGGTTTCATGGGCATGATGGAGCAAATCCACGCCAAGTCTTACAGCAGCATCTTCACGACGCTGGCTTCTACGGAAGAAATCGACTCCGTCTTCCGCTGGGTGGAGCAGAACACTTATCTGCAGACCAAAGCAGAGACGATCCGTCAATATTACAACAACATCAATTCGCCCAAGGAGCTGTTCCTGGCGATGGCGGCCTCCGTGCTGCTGGAAAGCTACCTGTTCTACAGCGGTTTCTTCTATCCTCTGTATCTGGCGGGCCAGGGCAAAATGACCTGCAGCGGCGAAATCATCGACTTGATTCTCCGCGACGAAAGCATTCACGGCGTTTATGTCGGCGTGCTGGCACAAGAGATTTTTGCCGAGCTTTCGGAGGAAGAGCAGCGCGACGCGCAGGAAACGCTGGTCGGCCTGCTGCGTTACCTGCATACCAACGAGGAGCGTTATACGGAACAAATCTACGCGCCAATCGGTTTGGTCGAAGATGTGAAAGTATTCCTTCGCTACAACGCCAACAAAGCGATGATGAACCTGGGCTTTGACCCTCTGTTTGAGGAAGAAGAAGTCAACCCGATTGTCTTCAACGGCATCAGCACCCATACAAAACAGCATGACTTTTTCTCCAAAAAAGGCAACGGTTATGTGAAGGCGCTGAACGTAGAACCTTTGACCGACGACGATTTTCAATTCTAA
- the nrdE gene encoding class 1b ribonucleoside-diphosphate reductase subunit alpha — protein MRHIELNNMLMKTGEDGFFQLEMDREAVREFLADVESKSLKFESTAAKVAYMIQNDYYEDFYQKYTPDEVERVYDITHSYNFQFQSYMAASKFYTDYAVKTNDRSQYLEHYPDRVAAVALHLGRGNAESACTLAHSMMEQRLQPATPTFLNAGKSRRGELVSCFLLEMDDSLNSINYVLNTCMQLSKIGGGVAVNLSKLRGRGEPIKGVEGAAKGIMPVLKLMEDAFSYADQMGQRKGSGAGYYNIFGWDVIEFLDSKKINADERTRLKTLSIGLIVPNRFYELARDNQPLHVFGPYSVYKAYGVHLDDMDMDEMYDKLLADDRVKKKAVMNARDMLTKIAMVQLESGYPYIMNKTNANKGHALKGIGQIKMSNLCTEIFQLQETSEINDYGMEDQIRRDISCNLASLNIVNVMESKKIRESVHEGMMALTSVSDMTNVGNAPGVAKANREMHSVGLGVMNLHGYFAKNKIAYESEEAKEFARAFFMAMNYYSIEKSMMIAVETGETFADFEKSEYANGNYFDRYLETDYRPTSDRVKALFEGLELPAPQDWAKLKEAVMKNGLYHAYRMAIAPTASISYIQNSTSSVMPIVEQIETRTYANSTTYYPMPYLQRDNIFFYKSSYNMDQFKVLDLIAEIQPHVDQGISTILHVNSNVTTRQLARYYLYAAHKGLKSLYYTRTKKLSVEECLTCSV, from the coding sequence TTGCGGCATATTGAGCTTAACAACATGTTGATGAAGACGGGCGAAGACGGATTTTTCCAATTGGAGATGGACCGCGAGGCGGTTCGCGAATTTTTGGCGGATGTCGAGTCGAAGAGCCTGAAGTTTGAAAGCACGGCGGCTAAGGTCGCTTATATGATTCAGAACGATTATTATGAGGATTTCTATCAGAAATATACCCCGGACGAAGTTGAACGGGTTTACGATATTACGCACAGCTATAACTTCCAGTTCCAGTCTTACATGGCGGCTTCGAAGTTCTATACGGATTACGCGGTCAAAACAAACGACCGTTCCCAATACTTGGAGCATTATCCGGACCGGGTAGCGGCCGTAGCGCTGCACCTGGGACGCGGCAACGCGGAATCGGCCTGCACGCTGGCGCATTCCATGATGGAGCAGCGCCTGCAGCCGGCAACCCCAACGTTCCTGAACGCGGGCAAAAGCCGCCGCGGCGAGCTGGTCTCCTGCTTCCTGCTGGAGATGGACGACTCGCTGAACTCCATTAACTATGTGCTGAACACCTGCATGCAGCTGTCCAAAATCGGCGGCGGCGTAGCGGTGAACCTGTCCAAGCTGCGCGGGCGCGGCGAACCGATTAAAGGCGTGGAAGGCGCGGCCAAAGGCATTATGCCTGTCCTGAAGCTGATGGAGGATGCTTTCTCCTATGCCGACCAAATGGGACAACGCAAAGGCTCTGGCGCAGGCTACTACAACATTTTCGGCTGGGACGTTATCGAGTTCCTGGACAGCAAAAAGATCAACGCGGACGAAAGAACCCGCCTCAAAACGTTGTCCATCGGCCTGATCGTGCCGAACCGGTTCTACGAGCTGGCAAGAGACAATCAGCCGCTGCATGTATTCGGCCCTTACAGCGTCTACAAAGCCTATGGCGTACACCTGGACGACATGGACATGGACGAAATGTACGACAAGCTGCTGGCGGACGACCGTGTTAAAAAGAAAGCCGTCATGAACGCGCGCGACATGCTGACCAAAATCGCTATGGTTCAGCTGGAATCCGGTTATCCTTATATCATGAACAAAACAAATGCCAACAAAGGCCATGCCCTGAAGGGCATCGGACAGATCAAAATGTCCAACCTGTGCACGGAGATTTTCCAATTGCAGGAAACCTCCGAAATTAATGATTACGGCATGGAAGACCAAATCCGCCGCGACATCAGCTGCAACCTGGCTTCCCTGAACATCGTGAACGTCATGGAGTCGAAGAAAATCCGAGAATCCGTTCACGAAGGCATGATGGCTTTGACTTCCGTCAGCGACATGACCAACGTCGGGAACGCGCCGGGCGTAGCGAAAGCCAATCGCGAGATGCATTCCGTGGGACTTGGCGTGATGAACCTGCACGGCTATTTTGCGAAGAACAAAATTGCTTATGAAAGCGAAGAGGCCAAAGAATTTGCCCGCGCCTTCTTTATGGCCATGAACTACTATTCAATTGAAAAAAGCATGATGATCGCCGTGGAAACGGGCGAAACGTTTGCAGACTTCGAGAAATCGGAATACGCGAACGGGAATTATTTCGACCGTTACCTGGAAACGGACTATCGTCCGACCAGCGACCGGGTGAAAGCTTTGTTCGAAGGCCTCGAGCTTCCTGCTCCGCAGGATTGGGCCAAGCTCAAAGAAGCCGTAATGAAGAACGGCCTGTACCATGCTTACCGGATGGCCATTGCGCCAACGGCCAGCATTTCCTACATCCAGAATTCCACTTCCAGCGTCATGCCGATTGTGGAACAGATCGAAACGCGGACTTATGCGAATTCAACAACGTATTATCCAATGCCTTATTTGCAGCGCGATAATATCTTTTTCTATAAATCTTCTTACAATATGGATCAGTTCAAGGTGCTGGATCTCATCGCCGAGATTCAACCGCACGTGGACCAAGGCATTTCGACCATCCTGCACGTGAACAGCAACGTGACGACACGCCAGCTGGCCCGTTATTACCTGTATGCGGCTCACAAAGGCCTGAAGTCCTTGTATTACACACGGACCAAAAAGCTGTCCGTTGAAGAATGTTTGACCTGCTCCGTCTAA
- a CDS encoding DUF6944 family repetitive protein yields the protein MSINEQIAAYSWLQALGTNIQAVGQTKLLSKKKRLQKEGKDLVILGNILQAVANAAQTFLTLEQRGSTGKERTLNSANAFGSFLQSVGNSIQALTTDGS from the coding sequence ATGAGCATAAACGAACAGATTGCAGCTTACTCCTGGCTGCAGGCCCTTGGCACCAACATTCAGGCGGTAGGTCAGACGAAGCTGTTATCCAAGAAAAAAAGGCTGCAGAAAGAAGGGAAGGATCTCGTTATTCTCGGCAATATTTTGCAGGCGGTCGCCAATGCGGCGCAGACGTTTCTAACTTTGGAGCAGAGAGGAAGCACCGGCAAGGAAAGAACCTTAAATTCAGCCAACGCTTTTGGCAGCTTTCTGCAATCGGTGGGCAACTCCATTCAGGCTTTGACGACAGACGGTTCATAA
- a CDS encoding Lrp/AsnC family transcriptional regulator, with protein MSRMDEQGRVTLDEIDRKIIKELNSNGRISYTDLGKEIGLSRVAVQTRINALMEEGVIERFTAVINPEKIGISVSAFFNVEVEPKYLQRVAEALAEEPVVTSLYHMTGPSKLHMHALFTDNKEMEEFMKEKLYILPGITSVDSQVLITRYKSRMGMRL; from the coding sequence ATGTCGAGAATGGATGAGCAGGGCCGGGTTACGCTGGATGAGATCGATCGCAAAATCATCAAGGAGCTGAACAGCAACGGCCGGATTTCTTATACGGATTTGGGCAAGGAAATCGGGTTGTCCCGTGTAGCGGTGCAGACCCGCATTAATGCATTAATGGAGGAAGGCGTTATTGAACGCTTTACAGCCGTCATAAATCCTGAGAAAATAGGTATTTCCGTATCGGCTTTTTTTAATGTCGAAGTAGAGCCTAAATATTTGCAGCGGGTGGCGGAAGCGCTGGCCGAGGAGCCGGTCGTAACGAGTCTGTACCATATGACCGGGCCGTCCAAGCTGCATATGCATGCGTTGTTCACGGACAACAAAGAGATGGAAGAGTTCATGAAAGAGAAGCTGTACATTCTTCCGGGTATCACCAGTGTTGATTCCCAGGTTCTTATAACCCGTTACAAGAGCCGGATGGGCATGAGGCTGTAA